The Dermochelys coriacea isolate rDerCor1 chromosome 7, rDerCor1.pri.v4, whole genome shotgun sequence sequence ttattgttaaaacacaaatgaaagaTACCACCCTTGTGACACTACAGAATACAAAAGACACAGAAAACTCTGAAGCCCACCCTGCCTGGAGAGTTTATCTTGGCACATGACCTATTCCCCTTCCAAACACACAGTGCACATCTACTGCTCTGCTCACAGACTGGAAGGATGGATATACTTGACATTTTTGCTAAGAGATACAAGTTGCAGTGTTTGCTAAAGGAACTGAAACCACCAGAGGAGTGTCCCACAAACAGCAGGGACACCCACTTCCTCAGCCGGTCAGCTCCCAAGAGTAGTTTTCTTTCCACAAAGAGACCTTTGGTCAGAGAGATTCTGCAGCTGCAAAATGTAGGAGTTCTACATGCACAGCTGGGAATGAGAGAGAGGTTAAGTGGCACAGGAGTATTTGACAGCTGCATGAATCTGTTTGTACAAAATCACTGAATTCAACATGCTCATTTGCATTTTATCAATTTCCTGTGGAGCCATGCACTGAAGGCAGAGATACTGCATGCCAGGAGGCAGAAACAAGCTGAAGTCCTGTCATCAATAAGAAGTAATGAAGAAATCAAAGCCTGACGGTCAACTCTGGCACAGCCGCACAATCTTCTCCCCGTCAACTCCCCACCAGCCTTCAGAAGTTAGGTAAGAGTTTCGCCCTTTGTTACCTGCCAAAGGAGACCACAGCCTACAGTCACCAAGGGCTAGCCAGTCTTCCCCCTCAGGGAAACTTAATGAGAGCTCCCGTACGCTGGGAACTGGGTAAAAGTCATCCCTTGCAGCAAGGCTGGCAGGGGCAAGAGTCCTCCCTAGGCCATTGTCACTGATTCACTAAGATCTCAGTTCTCTCTCTAGCTCTGTTGGCCAAAACCAATGTCCCAATGTAAGTACTGCTGGGGTGCCCACCAGAGTGTACAGAGGGCAGGAGATACAGCACTACTGTTCGGGAGAAGGGCCTGCAACACCACCCCACGGTAACAACTAGCACAGCTGGGCTCTGTGTGGGAGTCGCACACGTCCCCCCACTGTGTAAAGAGCAGATTAGCTGGTGGGTGGCGCTGGGCACAGCATTGCTGCCtggctgggaggtggaggggtaCAGCAGGGCAATACCCACTGGAGATGGGGTAAAAGCCGCAGAGGGGCTTGAACAGCAAGGCCCCAGCTGTCCCTGAGCTGCTAAGCGTAGGCTGAGCCCTGCCTCGAGCTACCCGCAGGGCAGCCCTCCCTCCCGCGCCGGGGCTGTCCCCTGGTGTCGCCTCCCCTGCGCTATCCCTCACCCTGGCCTCGATGTACTCGATCCGTCGCTCCAGCGCTGTCAGCTTCTCGTTGAGGGTGGCGAGCCGGGAGCGGCAGGACATGTCTGAGGGAGAAGGGGCGGCTCATCAGGCCCCGCGGTACCCAGCCAGGACAGGTGCGCCCCCCCTCCGCCCACCGGGGAGCTCCGACCGCAGAACCCCTCCCGCCCGAACAGAGCGCGGCGGCCGGCGGGGCCAGGGTGGGATGGAGTCTGGAGCCGGGCCGGTGGCTCGAACTGGGGTGGGTGGCTGGGAGGCGAAGGTGGAGCCGGCCCGGACCTCGCTAGGAAGGAGGGAGCTGGAGCCGAGGGTGCAGCTGGGCCGGGGGAACCCGAGGAGCCGGGCCGGGCGCCTACGCACCGAAGGAATTGAGGAAGTCCGCGATCTTCTTGATGGAGCTAGTGATCACTTCGATGTACTCGCGGTTGGCCCAGTCCTGGTGGATCTCGCGCTGCACCGGGTCCTCCTGCAGCGACATGGCCGCCACCGTCACCCCGCGCCCAGCTCCCTACCGCACTGCGCACGTGCGAGGCACAGATCACAAAGAGGCTTGTAGACGCGGAGAGCGGTTTCCTGAACAGGACGAAGCCCCGCCCCGTGCAGCCCTAGTCCCGCCCAACTTGCCGACCCCAGGCAACACCAGCCGGGCGTGCAGCGCTCCCGCTTTCCCGTTGCTAGGAGACCCCACTGGCTTCCAGCCCATCCTAGGATCCCGCCCCGCGTGCGGCTCCGTGTCTCTAATACCcatccctgctcccttcccccgtcAGCCTCGATCCTTCTCGCTCCGGATGCGCAGGCGCGAGAACGGCAGTAGATACGGGTAGCGTAAATAGCTCCCGGGCTTTTATAGCGCCGCCTCCCGGCAGCCCTTTCGCCAACTGCGCTGATTGGCTTAGCTGGCAGCGGAGCGCATGCGCTGTGCTGCTCTTCTGTGAGCGCGCACGTCCTGCCCCGCCTTTGCTGTTCGCTGCTGCTGCAGCTCGGGGGGCCCTTAGAGCCGGAAGCGGTGTTAgtgaggcgaggcgaggcgaggcgaggcgagacTGAGCCGGGCTGGGCCTGCAGGTACCGGGCGTGGTGTGGGTCTGCCTTCCCCCCGCGCTTCCAACGCGGGCTCTGGGGCTGGTGCCTTTCGGCCGCATCCTGGCGCGCCTCTCCCCGCTTCTGTGGTGCGAGAGTGCACGGCCCTGGGTACAAGACCCCAGGGGGTGCCCCACCCTGGTGGGAAACTGTGGGCGAGGGGGTGCTTCCCCACCTCTGAAGGGTGTGTGAGAGACCCGTGGGCGGGGTATGGGGAGTTACAGGGGGCAGAAATTGTGGTCTTGTCTTCCTACGAGCCCAGTGGGTGATATACCTCATGGGTCGGATGGCGGGTAGGGGTCTTTCTATGCTCTCCGCCCACTGGCTCTGGCATGTGCCAGTGTCACGGGTGAGCGCTGGAGCTGTGGAATCGTGAATAGGAGGGGGAGGTATCCATGCGACAATTCCCTACTAAAATGCGTGTCCCCTTATGGGAAAGTTTAAGGGATCACTAGTCTGACTCTTCTCTGTTCCAGGCTAAACGGCTATCGATTCAGTTTTTGCTTTAGGTCCATTTTAATAGTAATCATATGTTACATTTCTCTGGATACCTGTTTTTGTTAAAGAAAGGGTAACATCTCTGAAGGGTCTtgatagtgaaaatatttttcacatatgGATCTTGTGTACGTACAGAAGTTGTACTAGTTTAACTTCATGTGGGGATCAGCCTTTAATAAAATACTGAGTGTGTCCTTTACTTTAAAGAGAACAGGAACGAAAGCTGTAATAGGATATTTTATGAGCACAGGGACATTTGGGTAGTGGTGGTTCTGTTTCCTTGAATAAATGTTTTTCATGTGGTGGGGTGTATATTTGCTGTAATTATGTAGTGAATTAATTGTGAAAATTGCTATTTCAGTGAGTGTAGGAAGTTGGTTTTGTGTATTAGTACTGTGTTTGCTACACATAATTATTTCATAGTCTGTATATAACTGGCATATTTTAGGTTTTTGTAGCAGGTCCTAGTTAAACTCACAAAGACATTTTAAGTGTGTACAGCTATCACAGAGTTCAGTTTTAAATACAATTGTATTTTAAAGGTGCGGGGAAGCACTGTCAGCTGCAAATGGCATAACAGCCTTACATTAAATATAGTTGAAAATTGATTGCTGCTCAGTATGTTCTTTGATTAATCATTTCTTCCAGTGCAAGATGAAAGTAAGTGAGAAACTTAAGACTTTAGTACAGTGGCTACAGCAATGAGTTTTGTCAGGGAAGATATTTGAAGTACTATTGCTAAGTCAGAGTAAATTTTGATTATAAAGGATCCGATTTATCAACATTTGACATATCTAGaatgtcttaattttttttcactcta is a genomic window containing:
- the LOC119858636 gene encoding probable protein BRICK1 → MSLQEDPVQREIHQDWANREYIEVITSSIKKIADFLNSFDMSCRSRLATLNEKLTALERRIEYIEARVTKGETLT